A region of Necator americanus strain Aroian chromosome I, whole genome shotgun sequence DNA encodes the following proteins:
- a CDS encoding hypothetical protein (NECATOR_CHRI.G2199.T1) has translation MARTKQTARKSTGGKAPRKQLATKAARKSAPATGGVKKPHRYRPGTVALREIRRYQKSTELLIRKLPFQRLVREIAQDFKTDLRFQSSAVMALQEASEAYLVGLFEDTNLCAIHAKRVTIMPKDIQLARRIRGERA, from the coding sequence ATGGCTCGTACCAAGCAGACCGCTCGTAAATCCACCGGAGGAAAGGCTCCCCGCAAGCAGCTGGCCACCAAGGCCGCCCGCAAGTCGGCCCCAGCCACAGGAGGAGTGAAGAAGCCTCATCGCTACCGCCCAGGAACTGTCGCCCTGCGTGAGATCCGTCGCTACCAGAAGTCGACCGAGCTGCTCATCCGCAAGCTGCCCTTTCAGCGCCTCGTCCGTGAGATCGCCCAGGACTTCAAGACCGACCTTCGCTTCCAGTCTTCCGCCGTGATGGCTCTCCAGGAAGCCTCTGAGGCTTATCTCGTCGGTCTCTTCGAGGACACCAACCTGTGCGCCATCCACGCCAAGCGCGTCACCATCATGCCCAAGGACATCC
- a CDS encoding hypothetical protein (NECATOR_CHRI.G2200.T1), whose translation MLRKGNYAGRIGGGAPVYLAAVLEYLAAEVLELAGNAARDNKKSRINPRHLQLAVRNDEELNKLLSGVTIAQGGVLPNIQAVLLPKKTAGDKE comes from the coding sequence ATGCTCCGCAAGGGCAACTACGCTGGACGCATCGGAGGAGGAGCGCCCGTCTACCTGGCCGCTGTTCTCGAATACCTCGCCGCTGAGGTGCTCGAGTTGGCCGGCAACGCTGCCCGTGACAACAAGAAGAGCAGAATCAACCCTCGCCATCTCCAGCTCGCCGTCCGCAACGACGAGGAGCTCAACAAGCTGCTTTCCGGTGTGACCATTGCTCAGGGAGGAGTTCTGCCCAACATCCAGGCTGTCCTCCTGCCCAAGAAGACTGCTGGAGACAAGGAATAA
- a CDS encoding hypothetical protein (NECATOR_CHRI.G2201.T1): MPPKPSAKGAKKAAKTQKASRTGDKKKRHRRKESYSVYIYRVLKQVHPDTGVSSKAMSIMNSFVNDVFERIAVEASKLAHYNKRSTISSREIQTAVRLILPGELAKHAVSEGTKAVTKYTSSK; encoded by the coding sequence ATGCCACCAAAGCCATCTGCCAAGGGAGCTAAGAAAGCCGCGAAGACCCAAAAGGCCAGTCGCACCGGAGACAAGAAGAAGAGACACCGCAGAAAGGAGAGCTACTCGGTCTACATCTACCGTGTGCTCAAGCAGGTCCACCCCGACACCGGAGTCTCGTCGAAGGCGATGTCGATCATGAACTCGTTCGTGAACGACGTCTTCGAGCGCATCGCTGTTGAGGCGTCGAAACTCGCTCACTACAACAAGCGATCGACGATCTCATCCCGCGAAATCCAGACCGCCGTCCGCCTGATCCTCCCCGGAGAGCTCGCCAAGCACGCCGTGTCCGAGGGCACCAAGGCCGTCACCAAGTACACCTCCAGCAAGTAA
- a CDS encoding hypothetical protein (NECATOR_CHRI.G2202.T1): MARTKQTARKSTGGKAPRKQLATKAARKSAPATGGVKKPHRYRPGTVALREIRRYQKSTELLIRKLPFQRLVREIAQDFKTDLRFQSSAVMALQEAAEAYLVGLFEDTNLCAIHAKRVTIMPKDIQLARRIRGERA; this comes from the coding sequence ATGGCTCGTACCAAGCAGACCGCTCGTAAATCCACCGGAGGAAAGGCTCCCCGCAAGCAGCTGGCCACCAAGGCCGCCCGCAAGTCGGCCCCAGCCACAGGAGGAGTGAAGAAGCCTCATCGCTACCGCCCAGGAACTGTCGCCCTGCGTGAGATCCGTCGCTACCAGAAGTCGACCGAGCTGCTCATCCGCAAGCTGCCCTTTCAGCGCCTCGTCCGTGAGATCGCCCAGGACTTCAAGACCGACCTTCGCTTCCAGTCTTCCGCCGTGATGGCTCTCCAGGAGGCCGCCGAGGCTTACCTCGTCGGTCTCTTCGAGGACACCAACCTGTGCGCCATCCACGCCAAGCGCGTCACCATCATGCCCAAGGACATCCAGCTTGCCCGCCGTATCCGTGGAGAGCGTGCTTAA
- a CDS encoding hypothetical protein (NECATOR_CHRI.G2203.T2), protein MGVIVAVDSKFGIGKNGTLPWTLRKDMKFFAECTSTTVDPTKTNAVIMGRKCWESIPEKFRPLKNRLNIVISRTLPNRREKDLIVTDDFDGILKELMSGELSERVEKVWNIGGAEIYKLGLESGLVSELVITKIQKNFGADVFLSGIDWENFEEDESARSEPMTENGTEFTFHRYRCVK, encoded by the exons ATGGGAGTTATTGTTGCTGTTGACTCTAAATTTGGAATTGGAAAGAATGGAACTCTTCCGTGGACTTTGAGGAAGGATATGAAGTTCTTTGCAGAATGTACCTCCACAACTGTTGATCCAACTAAA ACAAACGCGGTGATCATGGGTCGCAAATGTTGGGAAAGCATTCCAGAAAAGTTTAGACCATTAAAGAATCGTCTAAATATTGTTATCAGCCGGACGCTGCCAAATCGGAGAGAAAAGGATCTCATCGTGAC TGATGATTTTGACGGTATTCTGAAAGAGCTGATGAGCGGTGAATTATCAGAACGAGTGGAGAAAGTGTGGAATATCGGAGGTGCTGAGATTTACAAACTTGGTTTGGAGTCAGGCCTTGTGAGCGAGTTGGTGATCACTAAGATTCAAAAGAA CTTTGGTGCTGATGTTTTCCTCAGTGGAATCGActgggaaaattttgaagaagacgaATCTGCTCGATCTGAGCCAATGACAGAGAACGGAACTGAGTTTACCTTCCATCGCTATCGATGTGTAAAGTGA
- a CDS encoding hypothetical protein (NECATOR_CHRI.G2203.T1): protein MTKQTKATPRMGVIVAVDSKFGIGKNGTLPWTLRKDMKFFAECTSTTVDPTKTNAVIMGRKCWESIPEKFRPLKNRLNIVISRTLPNRREKDLIVTDDFDGILKELMSGELSERVEKVWNIGGAEIYKLGLESGLVSELVITKIQKNFGADVFLSGIDWENFEEDESARSEPMTENGTEFTFHRYRCVK, encoded by the exons ATGACGAAACAAACCAAAGCCACTCCCCGGATGGGAGTTATTGTTGCTGTTGACTCTAAATTTGGAATTGGAAAGAATGGAACTCTTCCGTGGACTTTGAGGAAGGATATGAAGTTCTTTGCAGAATGTACCTCCACAACTGTTGATCCAACTAAA ACAAACGCGGTGATCATGGGTCGCAAATGTTGGGAAAGCATTCCAGAAAAGTTTAGACCATTAAAGAATCGTCTAAATATTGTTATCAGCCGGACGCTGCCAAATCGGAGAGAAAAGGATCTCATCGTGAC TGATGATTTTGACGGTATTCTGAAAGAGCTGATGAGCGGTGAATTATCAGAACGAGTGGAGAAAGTGTGGAATATCGGAGGTGCTGAGATTTACAAACTTGGTTTGGAGTCAGGCCTTGTGAGCGAGTTGGTGATCACTAAGATTCAAAAGAA CTTTGGTGCTGATGTTTTCCTCAGTGGAATCGActgggaaaattttgaagaagacgaATCTGCTCGATCTGAGCCAATGACAGAGAACGGAACTGAGTTTACCTTCCATCGCTATCGATGTGTAAAGTGA
- a CDS encoding hypothetical protein (NECATOR_CHRI.G2204.T1), which translates to MSGRGKGGKGLGKGGAKRHRKVLRDNIQGITKPAIRRLARRGGVKRISGLIYEETRGVLKVFLENVIRDAVTYCEHAKRKTVTAMDVVYALKRQGRTLYGFGG; encoded by the coding sequence ATGTCTGGACGTGGAAAAGGAGGCAAAGGACTCGGCAAAGGAGGAGCGAAGCGCCATCGCAAAGTGCTTCGTGACAACATCCAAGGAATCACGAAGCCGGCCATCCGTCGTCTCGCTCGTCGTGGTGGTGTGAAGCGCATCTCCGGCCTCATCTACGAGGAGACCCGTGGAGTGCTGAAGGTGTTCCTCGAGAACGTGATCCGTGATGCCGTCACCTACTGCGAGCACGCTAAGAGAAAGACCGTCACCGCCATGGACGTCGTCTACGCCCTCAAGCGCCAAGGACGTACCCTCTACGGTTTCGGAGGATAA
- a CDS encoding hypothetical protein (NECATOR_CHRI.G2206.T1), which produces MSGRGKGGKAKSGGKAKSRSSRAGLQFPVGRLHRMLRKGNYAGRIGGGAPVYLAAVLEYLAAEVLELAGNAARDNKKSRINPRHLQLAVRNDEELNKLLSGVTIAQGGVLPNIQAVLLPKKSAGDKE; this is translated from the coding sequence ATGTCTGGACGTGGAAAAGGAGGCAAAGCCAAGAGCGGAGGAAAGGCCAAATCGCGTTCTTCGCGAGCTGGACTTCAGTTCCCCGTCGGTCGTCTGCACCGCATGCTCCGCAAGGGCAACTACGCTGGACGCATCGGAGGAGGAGCGCCCGTCTACTTGGCCGCTGTTCTCGAATACCTCGCCGCTGAGGTGCTCGAGTTGGCCGGCAACGCTGCCCGTGACAACAAGAAGAGCAGAATCAACCCTCGCCATCTCCAGCTCGCCGTTCGCAACGACGAGGAGCTCAACAAGCTGCTTTCCGGTGTGACCATTGCTCAGGGAGGAGTTCTGCCCAACATCCAGGCTGTCCTCCTGCCCAAGAAGTCCGCTGGAGACAAGGAATAA
- a CDS encoding hypothetical protein (NECATOR_CHRI.G2207.T1), with protein sequence MARTKQTARKSTGGKAPRKQLATKAARKSAPATGGVKKPHRYRPGTVALREIRRYQKSTELLIRKLPFQRLVREIAQDFKTDLRFQSSAVMALQEAAEAYLVGLFEDTNLCAIHAKRVTIMPKDIQLARRIRGERA encoded by the coding sequence ATGGCTCGTACCAAGCAGACCGCTCGTAAATCCACCGGAGGAAAGGCTCCCCGCAAGCAGCTGGCCACCAAGGCCGCCCGCAAGTCGGCCCCAGCCACAGGAGGAGTGAAGAAGCCTCATCGCTACCGCCCAGGAACTGTCGCCCTTCGTGAGATCCGTCGCTACCAGAAGTCGACCGAGCTGCTCATCCGCAAGCTGCCCTTCCAGCGCCTCGTCCGTGAGATCGCCCAGGACTTCAAGACCGACCTTCGCTTCCAGTCTTCCGCCGTGATGGCTCTCCAGGAGGCCGCCGAGGCTTACCTCGTCGGTCTCTTCGAGGACACCAACCTGTGCGCCATCCACGCCAAGCGTGTCACCATCATGCCCAAGGACATCCAGCTTGCTCGCCGTATCCGTGGAGAGCGTGCTTAA
- a CDS encoding hypothetical protein (NECATOR_CHRI.G2208.T1) encodes MSGRGKGGKGLGKGGAKRHRKVLRDNIQGITKPAIRRLARRGGVKRISGLIYEETRGVLKVFLENVIRDAVTYCEHAKRKTVTAMDVVYALKRQGRTLYGFGG; translated from the coding sequence ATGTCTGGACGTGGAAAAGGAGGCAAAGGACTCGGCAAAGGAGGAGCGAAGCGGCATCGCAAAGTGCTTCGTGACAACATCCAAGGAATCACGAAGCCGGCCATCCGTCGTCTCGCTCGTCGTGGTGGTGTGAAGCGCATCTCCGGCCTCATCTACGAGGAGACCCGTGGAGTGCTGAAGGTGTTCCTCGAGAACGTGATCCGTGATGCCGTCACCTACTGCGAGCACGCTAAGAGAAAGACCGTCACCGCCATGGACGTCGTCTACGCCCTCAAGCGCCAAGGACGTACCCTCTACGGTTTCGGAGGATAA
- a CDS encoding hypothetical protein (NECATOR_CHRI.G2209.T1), whose protein sequence is MPPKPSAKGAKKAAKTQKASRTGDKKKRHRRKESYSVYIYRVLKQVHPDTGVSSKAMSIMNSFVNDVFERIAVEASKLAHYNKRSTISSREIQTAVRLILPGELAKHAVSEGTKAVTKYTSSK, encoded by the coding sequence ATGCCACCAAAGCCATCTGCCAAGGGAGCTAAGAAAGCCGCGAAGACCCAAAAGGCCAGTCGCACCGGAGACAAGAAGAAGAGACACCGCAGAAAGGAGAGCTACTCGGTCTACATCTACCGTGTGCTCAAGCAGGTCCACCCCGACACCGGAGTCTCGTCGAAGGCGATGTCGATCATGAACTCGTTCGTGAACGACGTCTTCGAGCGCATCGCTGTTGAGGCGTCGAAACTCGCTCACTACAACAAGCGATCGACGATCTCATCCCGCGAAATCCAGACCGCCGTCCGTCTGATCCTCCCCGGAGAGCTCGCCAAGCACGCCGTGTCCGAGGGCACCAAGGCCGTCACCAAGTACACCTCCAGCAAGTAA